GCGGCTCAACAACATGCGTGGAAACGGGATGATTCCAGCAAATTTACAAAAAACCGCTCTACAGAACAATACTGGTGGCTTGTACGCACTGCCCCTCGCCTCTTTCCTTTCTATATTTTGAAACATTTATCATTCCCAGCCCTACCAGTGCTGGGCAATCGGATGCTGATCCATTCTACAGTTCGCAGCAGCAGTTCGCGCAACTTCAAAAGAAtcagcagatgcagatgatgcagatgcaaCGCGAGCATTCTGACATTGATATGAACGGCCATCGACCGCAGTCTCCGTCCTCCGCCGAAAACGCACCGTCTCCGTCGAAGCGACCCCGCCTCGAAGGTGGGCCCATGAATGGGCAGCAACTGGCACCCAATGGAAGAGGTCAGGGACAGGCCATGCCAGGTCAACCGAACCCAGCATTATTGATGCAGAATGGGCTTACGCCACGTCCAATGAACCCGAATCAATTTGGTGCTTTTCAGCAATCGGGTCCGGCTGCACAGCCAAAATCAATCCAGGTATATGCTCAAAACTTGGCTCTACATCACTCTCGCTCAGCAATGAATAACCAGGGCATGCCTAATGGTTTAATGAACCCCGGCGTGATGCCGAATCAAGGCGATCTGGTACCCATGCCAGATGGCCAGGGTATGTATCCGATGAATAGCGACTTCTATGGCACGAATGGCCAAATGGCGCAGGTTAGGGCTGGGGTCCAAACTCCTGGTGGTCAGCATGGTAACCATGCTCTCCAGGACTATCAAATGCAACTCATGCTCCTCGAGCAGCAGAATAAACGCCGACTCATGATGGCTCGTCAAGAGCAGGACAGCATGACCCGTGGCCCCGACGGCCAGCCACTACCTGGGCAGCAGGGCCAACAACCACCGGGCCAAATGCCACCGGGCACTTCTCCCCAGGGCAGTAGGACGGGGGCGTCGCCAAACCCCAACGATCAAATGAAGCGCAACACCCCCAAGATTGCGCAGTCCGGTCTACCTGGTTCCCCGAACGCTCCCGATGCGATGATGCAGGGCCGTGGATCCCCCGGATCGATGAACTTCACTGGCCAAATGCCTCCGGAAATGGCACCTCAGTTCTTCATGAAGAACATGCAGGACGGTATGCAAGGCCCCAATGGCATGCGGCCGCCTAATTCCAACCCGGCGTTCAGTGGTCCTCAAATGGGCCAAGCGATCCCGGCTGGCGGGCCCAACCGGATGCCAAATGGGGGCTGGCAACCTCAGCAAGGTGGTCAACCCATGGTACCGCAGCAGTCTCCTATcatccaacaacccccgACGACTGGAACACCTCAAAGTGTTGGCTCGATGCCGCCGCCTCAGGCGCCTCCGGCTGCCAACGCCGGCCGTCAACCTCCCCCATCTCCACAGACCGGAGCTGCTGCCCCTCCAACGCCACAACAGGGTACTAAGGCTGctccgaagaagaaagaaccCAAGGAAGCCAGAAAGGTTTGTTTAAAGTTTTCATTAACTAAACTTTGCCTGTCATTGCTGATTATTCGTAGCGACCAACCAAGAAGGGTgccgcagcagcggcagcggcagcagcaaacaCCGCAGCTACCCCGTCCTCGGAGGCGGAGCAACCCGCGACCCCTACACCCGCGACACCGATTACaccccaacaccatcaaTCATTTAACAAATCAGGTGCAAATGCCACCACAGGCGCTCCACAGCAGCCGACCTCCGCTCCCGCCCAACAGACCTTGGTgcagcctccgccgcctGATCAGACTCAGCAGACCTTCGGTGATCTTACCATGCCTGATGTAAGTTCCTAATGTCGGACTTTCACAAACTGCCATACTAATCTTGCACCCAGCCCGCTACTTTCAGTCTTGATTTCAGCGCCCTGGAGAACCCAGACATCCTCGAGAATTTCGACTTCGATACATTTCTCAACACCGATACCGATACAGCAGGATTTGGATTTGACCCAAGTATAACCTATCCCGACGGTGTAGAGACTGGCGCCGAGAATGGTCTCTGAACGAACTCAGTGGTTTTTAATCCCAACTCCCATATACCCATGTTTTGTACATTTTCTCTCGACCTTGTGTCTGGTTGGCTATCAACCGTCATTGCTTtctttccattttcttttAGTTTTTTCGCCCTGATTTTTTGTACCGACATGATcttggatatggatatgtGCCCGTGAGACTGGCGTTGGTGAAATATTGTTCTTGCATATCCTTCCCTTGCTTGCTTTCTGAGGAGTAATGTTACTTCTGGTTTGAAATGGTTTGCGCTTGCGCCTTTGGTCTGGCCAAACTGTTCCTGTTTGAGCCTTTTCCAGTTCTCTACctttttcatttcttctttcattactatattactactatcGATTTTACCCTTGTTTGGTTAATATTGAAGCTCCAAAGGACCGTCGACGTTTGATATTCCCATAGCGTCAGTTCTGCTCTTTCAGAATACCTATCTGAGATTACCTGGTTAGAATCCTttattccttttttttttttttttttttttttgcctctGTCCTACATTTTTCGTTTTCTTGGTTTTCGTGGCGTTACCTTGTACTTGGGCTTGCGTCAATACCTTGGCTACGGGCTCCCACTGGCTTTGGGCCCGTTAGGAATGGTTCAATGAATCAGGCAAAAATCAAATTCCATGTTTTGCTCTTCATATTCCGCTTTCCCCTTATCTTATTCCTCGCTTTCTGCGTAGATTCGTCTAATCCTGTTCGCCCGTTTTTTAGGGACAAACTACGAAGGCCAGTCCGTCAACGAGTTTGGAATAACCAAATTTCTTACAAGAGTGGCCTCAgtggaaagaagagagatACGGTTGGGAATTGAACCTAGTTATATTCAGCTAGATTTGGGGTGTGGCGTAGTTGGCCCTAATCCATCCCTTGAGAAGCTGAAAGACATCAAACATCACAATTTATTGTCAAGTACACTGGCCACCTCCGGCCCTCGATTACCTCGCAGCCGTTTCACCCCACATGTTGATTGCCTCACGCTCTTTGGCCGCCTTCTGTTCCAGCATCATGTCTTCCTTGACCATGTCAATCAAATAATCACAGACCTTCCAAGC
The nucleotide sequence above comes from Aspergillus puulaauensis MK2 DNA, chromosome 3, nearly complete sequence. Encoded proteins:
- the somA gene encoding putative cAMP-dependent protein kinase pathway protein (Som1) (COG:S;~EggNog:ENOG410PK2C;~InterPro:IPR006594;~PFAM:PF08513;~go_function: GO:0005515 - protein binding [Evidence IEA]); translated protein: MNQMNVGAMNPGVGGPVGGVPMINNGSMAPRNDGNMNNLPEVMVNNLNTYIYDYFLKRGYHDCARALVKDESIKLNTEPPIKTSPGQRRENDVNGVDGDALMTDGKDGDKLKIPDDLPRPNLSSEGQQSFLLDWFSLFWEFFWSQRKKGNSADVRQYLQHTQNLMRIREQQQNQMFRNQQQMMPGQMGRLNNMRGNGMIPANLQKTALQNNTGGFSQQQFAQLQKNQQMQMMQMQREHSDIDMNGHRPQSPSSAENAPSPSKRPRLEGGPMNGQQLAPNGRGQGQAMPGQPNPALLMQNGLTPRPMNPNQFGAFQQSGPAAQPKSIQGMPNGLMNPGVMPNQGDLVPMPDGQGMYPMNSDFYGTNGQMAQDYQMQLMLLEQQNKRRLMMARQEQDSMTRGPDGQPLPGQQGQQPPGQMPPGTSPQGSRTGASPNPNDQMKRNTPKIAQSGLPGSPNAPDAMMQGRGSPGSMNFTGQMPPEMAPQFFMKNMQDGMQGPNGMRPPNSNPAFSGPQMGQAIPAGGPNRMPNGGWQPQQGGQPMVPQQSPIIQQPPTTGTPQSVGSMPPPQAPPAANAGRQPPPSPQTGAAAPPTPQQGTKAAPKKKEPKEARKRPTKKGAAAAAAAAANTAATPSSEAEQPATPTPATPITPQHHQSFNKSGANATTGAPQQPTSAPAQQTLVQPPPPDQTQQTFGDLTMPDPATFSLDFSALENPDILENFDFDTFLNTDTDTAGFGFDPSITYPDGVETGAENGL